A single genomic interval of Spirosoma linguale DSM 74 harbors:
- a CDS encoding conserved hypothetical protein (KEGG: bps:BPSL0569 hypothetical protein), which produces MSNLLPINPFTLPLPALQATLQQALQKPVKDRPYTAQIMRQNPTAFLFLIDQSGSMDELTTYRDQTVSKAEAVAQIINQTLFELLLRCQKGDEIRHYYDVALIGYGGQSSQQANLLWSGTMADKAFLNPAELAQATIRVDEFATERTIRGRTIAVTEKRPVWIEPVHRHRTPMKSALLLAESLVQQWLATHAGKDVYPPTILNITDGVATDGTDEDLLACSERVRQLHTPDGHVLLMNIHIAPERGKAVLFPSNASELGNDPYARLLYDMSSEMPPPYHTDIASLFDLDQRPVYVGMCSNANMDALVKFMNIGTPTQSNQHFSHHMRPDP; this is translated from the coding sequence ATGTCGAACCTGCTACCTATCAATCCGTTTACGTTGCCACTCCCGGCGCTACAGGCAACCTTACAGCAGGCCCTTCAAAAGCCGGTGAAAGATCGTCCTTACACGGCCCAGATAATGCGGCAAAACCCAACGGCGTTTTTGTTTCTCATTGACCAGTCGGGTTCCATGGACGAGCTGACAACCTACCGGGACCAAACGGTGAGCAAAGCCGAGGCCGTGGCCCAAATCATCAACCAAACCCTCTTCGAACTCCTCCTCCGCTGCCAGAAAGGCGACGAAATCCGGCATTATTACGACGTAGCCCTCATTGGCTACGGCGGGCAAAGCAGCCAGCAGGCCAACCTGCTCTGGTCGGGAACGATGGCCGACAAAGCGTTCCTGAACCCGGCCGAACTGGCCCAGGCAACCATCCGAGTCGATGAATTTGCCACCGAGCGCACCATCCGGGGACGAACGATTGCCGTTACCGAAAAACGGCCGGTCTGGATTGAGCCGGTACACCGGCACCGCACACCCATGAAAAGTGCCCTTCTGTTGGCCGAATCGCTGGTGCAGCAGTGGCTGGCGACCCATGCTGGTAAAGATGTGTACCCGCCCACCATTCTGAACATCACCGATGGCGTTGCCACCGATGGTACTGATGAGGACTTGCTGGCGTGCAGCGAGCGCGTCCGGCAACTGCACACGCCCGATGGCCATGTGCTGCTGATGAATATTCACATTGCCCCCGAGCGTGGAAAAGCGGTGCTCTTTCCGTCCAACGCCAGTGAACTCGGCAATGACCCCTACGCCCGGCTGCTCTACGATATGTCGAGTGAAATGCCGCCCCCCTACCATACCGATATTGCCTCCCTGTTCGACCTCGACCAGCGGCCGGTCTATGTAGGTATGTGCAGTAACGCAAACATGGATGCGCTGGTCAAATTCATGAACATCGGCACACCAACCCAAAGTAATCAGCACTTTTCGCACCATATGCGGCCCGACCCATGA
- a CDS encoding MOSC domain containing protein (PFAM: MOSC domain containing protein; MOSC domain protein beta barrel domain protein~KEGG: pmy:Pmen_1573 MOSC domain-containing protein): protein MIYVSQLVIYPIKSLRGIAVNRAVLDRTGFQYDRRFMLVTADGHCLTQHRCPQMALLQVAMQNGELQVWHRDQPDDRLVLPLVVSSPECSVMQVSVWDSHAIEAVRVSDQADFWFSRILHEVCQLVYMPDHTHRAVDQTYARHQESVSFADGYPYLLIGQASLDALNQRLVEPVSMQRFRPNIVVSGAEPYAEESWEHFRIGGFTFYRGESCGRCILTTLDPDTGQKGPEPLRTLSTYRQQDHKIVFGQYVLAVHNPARAVAGSSTVNDPNEIRIGQLVEEIRHEQPAALAIL from the coding sequence ATGATTTATGTTTCGCAACTAGTGATCTACCCCATCAAGTCGCTCCGGGGTATCGCTGTAAACCGGGCTGTACTTGACCGAACCGGCTTTCAGTACGACCGACGGTTTATGCTGGTTACGGCCGATGGTCACTGCTTAACCCAGCATCGTTGTCCGCAAATGGCTCTGCTTCAGGTGGCTATGCAGAACGGGGAGTTACAGGTCTGGCATCGGGATCAGCCTGACGATAGGCTGGTGCTTCCGCTGGTTGTTTCCTCTCCGGAGTGTTCGGTAATGCAGGTAAGTGTGTGGGATAGCCACGCTATCGAGGCTGTTCGGGTTAGCGACCAGGCCGACTTCTGGTTTTCACGGATACTACACGAGGTCTGTCAGTTGGTGTATATGCCCGATCATACGCACCGGGCCGTTGATCAGACTTATGCCCGCCATCAGGAGTCCGTTAGTTTTGCCGACGGCTACCCATACCTGCTGATTGGCCAGGCTTCTCTCGACGCGCTCAATCAGCGGCTGGTCGAGCCAGTGTCTATGCAGCGATTTCGTCCCAACATTGTTGTTAGCGGTGCCGAGCCATACGCAGAGGAAAGCTGGGAGCATTTCAGGATTGGCGGGTTTACTTTTTACCGGGGAGAGTCCTGCGGGCGCTGTATACTAACAACGCTCGATCCGGATACGGGCCAGAAAGGTCCCGAACCACTACGCACGTTGTCAACTTACCGGCAGCAGGATCACAAAATCGTTTTCGGGCAGTACGTATTGGCAGTGCACAACCCGGCCAGAGCGGTAGCCGGTTCTAGCACGGTAAACGACCCGAACGAAATTCGGATAGGGCAACTCGTTGAGGAAATTCGCCATGAGCAGCCTGCTGCATTAGCCATCCTATAG
- a CDS encoding response regulator receiver protein (PFAM: LytTr DNA-binding region~KEGG: pha:PSHAa1405 response regulator in two- component regulatory system), protein MIDLTPQNRIDVPIGRERVSFLRVNDTKLGWQTRPIKDLVLIKGVRGYSWLQWSDGSKQMMAYTIKYYVNKLPESDFIRVHQNCIVNRNLIQKVLITHRGPFVRLINGDEIVISRRRWMVIKRDLLKQS, encoded by the coding sequence ATGATTGATCTTACACCTCAAAATCGCATCGATGTTCCAATCGGACGAGAAAGAGTTAGTTTCCTTCGGGTTAACGACACTAAGTTAGGTTGGCAGACCCGCCCTATCAAAGATCTGGTTCTTATCAAAGGAGTACGTGGCTACAGCTGGTTGCAATGGTCCGACGGCAGTAAACAAATGATGGCTTATACCATCAAATACTACGTCAATAAGTTACCTGAGAGCGACTTTATTCGGGTGCACCAGAATTGCATCGTAAACCGAAATCTTATACAGAAAGTCCTGATAACACACCGGGGGCCGTTTGTGCGGCTGATTAATGGCGACGAAATCGTGATTTCCCGTCGGCGATGGATGGTAATAAAGCGCGATCTGTTGAAACAGTCGTAA
- a CDS encoding Protein of unknown function DUF2231, transmembrane (PFAM: Protein of unknown function DUF2231, transmembrane~KEGG: mno:Mnod_3478 hypothetical protein), whose amino-acid sequence MESRAKLAGHPAHQILIVFPLGLLLTSVIFDITFLLRDNSTMSVVAYWMITAGLLWGVVAAVPGLIDWLAIPAATRAKRIGLFHALGNVVVLILFGLSWWLRTDESNYQPSTLALISSFIAFGVAGVTGWLGGELVDRLGVGVDPDAHLNAPNSLSGRPAGEMSR is encoded by the coding sequence ATGGAAAGCAGAGCAAAGCTAGCGGGTCATCCGGCGCATCAGATTTTAATAGTTTTCCCGCTGGGTCTACTGTTAACGTCTGTCATTTTCGATATTACTTTTCTGCTTAGAGACAACTCAACCATGTCTGTAGTGGCTTACTGGATGATAACGGCCGGTCTCCTATGGGGCGTGGTTGCAGCAGTTCCGGGCCTTATCGACTGGCTGGCTATTCCGGCCGCAACCCGCGCCAAACGCATCGGGCTGTTTCATGCCTTAGGAAACGTAGTTGTGCTGATTCTCTTCGGGCTAAGCTGGTGGCTTCGAACTGACGAATCCAACTACCAGCCATCGACGCTGGCCCTGATCAGCTCGTTCATCGCGTTTGGCGTAGCTGGTGTTACCGGCTGGCTGGGTGGCGAACTGGTGGATCGGCTGGGGGTGGGTGTTGATCCGGACGCGCACCTGAACGCTCCCAACTCGCTGTCGGGTCGGCCCGCCGGGGAGATGAGTCGGTAG
- a CDS encoding hypothetical protein (KEGG: esa:ESA_01275 hypothetical protein) has protein sequence MGLLVVLALTNVSLAQQTNSTMNSGSTSKVGNESMSAFDNQNKKGAAAVSAVAATPAKLSTADQDLMMQVAKGGMMQLEVSRLAVQSATNDQVKALAQAEVEEQTGLSAKLQEIASAKGVTLPTSPDAETQAVLTKLQSTSGMAFDRLYLTESGVKGHEKLDAVMSMVQSKATDPSMKNLAKAAHPLVKTHLKVARQIMNAM, from the coding sequence ATGGGCCTGCTCGTGGTCCTGGCACTCACCAACGTATCGTTGGCACAACAGACAAATTCGACAATGAACAGCGGGTCGACCAGTAAGGTCGGCAACGAAAGCATGTCGGCATTCGACAACCAGAACAAGAAAGGAGCAGCCGCCGTTTCGGCTGTGGCCGCAACTCCCGCTAAACTCTCCACTGCCGACCAGGACCTGATGATGCAGGTAGCTAAAGGCGGTATGATGCAGCTTGAGGTTAGCCGATTAGCGGTGCAGAGCGCAACCAACGATCAGGTAAAAGCACTGGCGCAGGCAGAAGTGGAAGAACAAACCGGCTTATCGGCCAAGCTTCAGGAAATTGCTTCGGCCAAAGGCGTTACGCTGCCCACCTCCCCCGATGCAGAAACGCAGGCTGTACTGACTAAGCTGCAAAGCACATCGGGCATGGCTTTCGACCGCCTGTATCTGACCGAAAGCGGTGTTAAAGGCCATGAAAAACTCGATGCCGTGATGTCGATGGTTCAGTCGAAAGCAACGGACCCCAGTATGAAAAACCTTGCCAAAGCGGCTCATCCGTTAGTAAAAACGCATTTGAAAGTAGCTCGTCAGATCATGAACGCTATGTAA
- a CDS encoding transcriptional regulator, AraC family (PFAM: helix-turn-helix- domain containing protein AraC type; AraC protein arabinose-binding/dimerisation~SMART: Helix-turn-helix, AraC domain~KEGG: tau:Tola_1044 transcriptional regulator, AraC family): MKRYILHTPFNIYHFEATTWMHAVHKHTYFEIIFILKGHGIHNINGNTFGYSEGDVFLLGPEDYHDFTIQESTEFCFIRFHESLHEHSAGDKDTPWQPIIKTLLTTSSQSRGTIVEDKQEKQKLHYLLTVLEEEYKRDQSPYFAIIRDSLLRSMLMILARNLFSHSLANSQTTDSVEAILMYIRQHIYQPGKLTIDHLADVFHYAPAYISLFFKKQTGESLKQYIIKYKIKLIEARLLYSSLNLAQIADEFGYTDESHLCKQFRKYTGSTPSDFRKRG, translated from the coding sequence ATGAAACGCTATATTCTCCATACTCCCTTTAACATCTATCACTTTGAAGCGACGACCTGGATGCACGCCGTCCATAAGCATACCTACTTCGAGATTATTTTTATCCTAAAGGGGCATGGCATTCATAATATCAACGGCAATACGTTCGGCTACAGCGAGGGCGATGTGTTTCTGTTAGGGCCGGAGGATTACCATGACTTTACTATTCAGGAGTCGACCGAGTTCTGCTTTATTCGCTTCCATGAATCGCTCCATGAGCATTCGGCAGGGGATAAGGACACCCCCTGGCAGCCAATCATAAAAACCTTGCTGACAACCTCTTCCCAGAGCCGTGGTACTATCGTCGAGGATAAACAGGAGAAGCAAAAACTTCACTACCTGCTGACAGTGCTGGAAGAAGAATATAAACGGGATCAGTCGCCCTATTTTGCCATCATTCGGGACAGCCTGTTACGGAGTATGCTCATGATTCTGGCTCGAAATCTGTTCAGTCATTCGCTGGCCAATTCTCAGACGACCGATTCGGTGGAAGCGATCCTGATGTACATTCGGCAACACATCTATCAGCCCGGAAAGCTCACGATTGATCATTTAGCGGACGTATTCCATTATGCGCCCGCTTATATTAGTCTATTTTTCAAGAAGCAGACGGGCGAATCACTGAAACAGTACATCATCAAGTATAAAATCAAACTTATTGAAGCACGTTTACTGTATAGTTCGTTGAATCTCGCCCAAATCGCGGATGAATTTGGCTACACTGATGAAAGTCACCTGTGTAAGCAGTTCAGAAAGTACACCGGTAGTACACCCAGCGATTTCCGAAAAAGGGGCTGA
- a CDS encoding serine/threonine protein kinase (PFAM: aminoglycoside phosphotransferase; KWG Leptospira repeat protein~KEGG: geo:Geob_0055 KWG repeat protein), whose translation MFPSISEYIQSIELATETLSRLNHLIPVRKADGQLYFSSGNFAVVFRMNDPQTGKQMALRCFLRDAAGRRDRIRAIGRYLTENPSGYLIPFTLYPNELWVDTRFGQEHEFDVVLMPWVDGQTLSQYVADCCRQQHTQKLEQLAHRFDELVRWLLNQPFAHGDLKADNILIRPDGQLVLIDYDGCFVPALAGQEATETGTLPYRHPARTPVHFDRNLDDFSLLALSLELHALSRSPALHMDTDTLLLTLELVQTPFQAAQWNLFRNLSSAKVSARAGLLEYAIHCLPGPIMGLMELLPTSKSVPGAVATPVAATPDTLIPYLQKKQWSFINQAGELVGPGEWESAGLFSDGLAPVRKQGKWGFCHLDGNLTIDCQFDEAREFKAGLAVVRQQGKYGFIDTEGQPKIPCIYDEAGNFVEGRAMVRQKALFGFIDEQGSLVIPPQFDSAGPFSEGLASVKMGGHYGFVDTTGTLRIPCELPLALTFSEGLSAVEKDGQYGFINAEGNLVIPPQFDMAGSFVDGLASVKRGRKIGFINQQGDLVIPCEFDEIVPNMVFPFSEGLALVRKGNLFGYINKQGQLVIPYQFTNADNFSEGLAAVQMGDQWGYIGQTGELIVPYAFSHAYRFHRGLALIRKNNRLVYIDRAGFVYSDQP comes from the coding sequence ATGTTTCCTTCCATCAGCGAATACATACAATCCATCGAGCTAGCCACTGAAACACTGAGTCGGCTCAATCACCTGATTCCGGTCAGGAAGGCCGATGGTCAGCTTTATTTCAGCAGTGGAAACTTTGCCGTCGTCTTTCGCATGAACGATCCGCAAACGGGAAAACAAATGGCGTTGCGCTGTTTTTTGCGGGATGCCGCCGGACGCCGGGACCGGATTCGGGCCATTGGCCGTTATCTGACCGAAAACCCATCAGGTTACCTGATTCCCTTCACGCTGTACCCCAATGAACTCTGGGTCGATACCCGCTTTGGGCAGGAGCATGAATTTGATGTGGTTTTGATGCCCTGGGTGGATGGGCAAACCCTGAGCCAGTATGTGGCCGACTGTTGCCGCCAGCAGCATACGCAGAAGCTTGAACAACTCGCCCATCGGTTCGATGAACTGGTTCGCTGGTTACTCAATCAGCCGTTTGCCCACGGCGATTTAAAAGCAGACAACATCCTGATTCGACCCGATGGTCAACTGGTGCTGATTGATTACGACGGCTGTTTTGTACCCGCGCTCGCCGGGCAGGAAGCCACCGAAACCGGGACCCTCCCCTACCGGCACCCGGCCCGCACGCCCGTCCACTTCGACCGCAACCTGGACGATTTCAGCCTGCTGGCCCTTTCTCTCGAACTCCACGCCCTGAGCCGTTCGCCAGCACTACATATGGACACCGATACCCTGCTCCTCACGCTGGAACTCGTTCAGACGCCATTTCAGGCAGCGCAGTGGAATCTGTTCCGGAACCTGTCGTCGGCAAAGGTTTCTGCCAGAGCTGGCCTTCTGGAGTACGCCATTCACTGTTTGCCCGGCCCCATTATGGGTCTTATGGAGTTGCTGCCTACATCAAAATCGGTACCGGGCGCAGTTGCCACACCGGTAGCGGCAACACCGGATACGCTGATTCCCTATCTTCAAAAAAAACAGTGGAGTTTTATCAATCAGGCAGGTGAACTCGTTGGGCCGGGCGAATGGGAAAGTGCAGGACTCTTTTCGGACGGGCTCGCCCCTGTTCGGAAACAGGGGAAATGGGGTTTTTGCCACCTGGATGGCAATCTGACCATTGATTGTCAGTTTGATGAGGCCCGTGAGTTCAAAGCGGGGTTAGCGGTGGTTAGGCAACAGGGGAAATATGGCTTTATCGATACGGAAGGTCAGCCAAAAATTCCCTGTATCTACGACGAAGCTGGGAATTTTGTTGAGGGAAGGGCAATGGTTCGGCAAAAGGCATTATTCGGATTCATTGACGAACAGGGTTCACTCGTTATTCCTCCGCAGTTCGACTCCGCCGGGCCTTTTTCGGAAGGATTAGCCAGCGTTAAAATGGGTGGTCACTACGGATTTGTTGATACAACCGGTACGCTGCGTATCCCCTGCGAACTACCCCTTGCGCTTACTTTTTCGGAGGGGCTATCGGCGGTCGAAAAAGATGGCCAGTATGGTTTCATCAATGCAGAAGGCAACCTTGTTATTCCCCCGCAGTTCGACATGGCGGGCAGTTTCGTCGATGGGCTGGCGTCGGTGAAAAGAGGGAGAAAAATAGGTTTCATCAATCAGCAGGGAGACCTCGTTATTCCATGCGAGTTCGACGAGATTGTTCCAAACATGGTTTTTCCGTTTAGCGAAGGGCTGGCACTTGTCCGAAAAGGCAATTTATTCGGCTACATCAACAAGCAGGGGCAGTTGGTTATTCCGTACCAGTTTACCAATGCCGATAACTTTTCGGAAGGGTTGGCCGCCGTTCAGATGGGCGACCAATGGGGCTACATCGGCCAAACGGGCGAACTTATCGTTCCATACGCGTTCAGCCATGCCTACCGTTTTCACAGAGGTCTGGCACTTATTCGCAAAAACAATCGACTGGTGTATATTGACCGGGCCGGCTTTGTCTACTCCGATCAGCCGTAA
- a CDS encoding hypothetical protein (KEGG: nmu:Nmul_A0143 ATP-dependent OLD family endonuclease): protein MPFLLQSFRVTNFRSIVDSGEIRINDCTCLVGTNESGKTNLLIALQKLNPSNGELIVPLTDYPRKEYITFDTNSGKEPFIRATFRLDEAITAQMVAKLGYTKELVTVVEVARYYNGRYDVNFPDSFLGQYPNKYIHALLSTFYDQYLTSDLITRDKEEITQDLREFIERLIALLPESGSVGEYDVYNLISQLDEFITVKYSRRQTFRLFVDEQLKTPLENIARLLTNKRIVLTPEQQRLFIDQLPRFVYYTDYGNLDAEIYLPHVIQNSSRQDLGFKERAKVRTLKVLFDFVQLKPEEILELGSEISQTKVITRDSYGRIDSTVVETALENTVDQERENKKKREVILQAASARLTKAFQEWWRQGNYRFRFQADGNHFRIWVSDEKRTEEIELDGRSKGLQWFFSFFLTFRAEQANGHSNCILLLDEPGLSLHPIAQQDLLTFLHSLSPNNQLIYTTHSPFLIGSQELSNLKMLYVGSDGNSVVSDDYRTTVHEAEESFYPIRAALNLRASEQLLTSCLPVLVNDVASQIYLQLIKSYLLQTGAHPATKDLLFIPVGGVEGVEPLTRMLAQQVGTLPYVLLDGTVTGHVLANSLIQASYSGSPSHVITLSESETDERVLEDLLPATDLARHFSRMYRGQQTDDFDYILLSNQSIVRQMEQFALDNGYTLASDWRLTLAGQVAKTFGKLTARLQPETIQSWIALFNKLA from the coding sequence ATGCCCTTTCTATTACAATCCTTCCGGGTTACCAATTTTAGATCCATCGTTGACTCGGGCGAGATACGTATTAACGATTGTACCTGTTTGGTCGGTACCAATGAGTCGGGAAAAACGAACTTGTTGATAGCCCTGCAAAAGTTGAACCCATCGAACGGCGAACTGATCGTTCCCTTGACCGATTACCCCCGTAAAGAATACATAACATTCGACACAAATTCGGGAAAAGAGCCATTTATTCGGGCAACCTTCAGGCTCGATGAAGCCATTACGGCTCAGATGGTGGCAAAGCTGGGATACACTAAAGAACTGGTGACGGTTGTGGAGGTGGCCCGCTACTATAACGGGCGATATGACGTAAATTTTCCGGATTCGTTTTTAGGGCAATACCCGAACAAGTACATTCATGCTTTACTGAGTACCTTTTACGATCAATATCTGACAAGCGACCTCATTACGCGGGATAAGGAGGAGATTACGCAGGACCTGCGCGAATTCATTGAACGGTTGATTGCGCTCCTGCCGGAGTCGGGGAGTGTGGGTGAATACGATGTGTACAACCTGATTTCTCAGCTGGATGAATTTATAACCGTTAAATATTCCCGGCGGCAAACATTCCGGCTCTTTGTTGACGAACAGCTAAAAACACCCCTCGAAAATATTGCCCGTCTGTTGACCAATAAGCGTATTGTGCTGACTCCTGAACAGCAGCGGCTCTTTATTGACCAGTTGCCCCGGTTCGTTTATTACACGGATTATGGCAACCTGGACGCTGAGATTTACCTGCCGCATGTTATTCAGAATAGCAGTCGCCAGGATTTGGGTTTCAAAGAGCGGGCTAAAGTCAGAACGCTGAAGGTGCTGTTCGATTTTGTTCAGCTGAAGCCCGAAGAAATCCTTGAATTAGGGTCGGAGATAAGCCAGACAAAGGTCATTACCCGCGATTCGTACGGACGGATCGACAGTACGGTGGTGGAAACGGCGCTCGAAAACACGGTCGATCAGGAACGGGAAAACAAAAAGAAACGCGAGGTTATTCTTCAGGCGGCATCGGCCCGGCTTACCAAAGCGTTTCAGGAATGGTGGCGGCAGGGAAATTACCGCTTTCGGTTTCAGGCCGATGGTAATCATTTCAGGATTTGGGTGAGCGACGAAAAACGTACCGAAGAGATTGAGCTGGATGGTCGCAGTAAAGGTCTTCAGTGGTTCTTCAGCTTCTTTTTAACTTTTCGGGCCGAGCAGGCAAACGGTCATTCCAACTGTATTCTGTTGCTCGATGAGCCGGGTTTATCGCTTCACCCGATTGCTCAGCAGGACCTGCTGACTTTTCTACATTCCCTTTCCCCAAACAATCAGCTTATTTATACCACGCACTCGCCTTTCCTGATCGGTAGTCAGGAGCTGAGTAACCTCAAAATGCTATATGTAGGATCGGATGGTAACTCGGTTGTTTCCGACGATTACCGGACAACGGTGCATGAAGCAGAAGAATCGTTTTATCCCATTCGGGCCGCGCTGAACCTAAGGGCGTCGGAACAGCTGCTTACGTCCTGTCTGCCGGTACTCGTCAACGATGTTGCCAGCCAGATTTATTTACAACTCATAAAATCATACCTGCTGCAAACAGGAGCACATCCGGCCACAAAAGACCTCTTGTTTATTCCCGTAGGTGGAGTAGAGGGCGTTGAACCCCTAACGCGGATGCTGGCGCAGCAGGTTGGCACGCTGCCTTATGTACTGCTCGATGGTACGGTTACGGGTCATGTACTGGCCAACTCCCTGATTCAGGCGTCGTATAGCGGCTCCCCTTCGCATGTGATCACGCTGAGCGAGTCCGAAACAGACGAACGGGTACTGGAAGATCTCCTGCCCGCTACCGATCTTGCCCGGCATTTTTCCCGAATGTATCGCGGTCAGCAAACCGATGATTTCGATTACATACTACTCTCAAACCAATCTATTGTACGCCAGATGGAGCAGTTTGCCCTCGATAATGGCTACACATTAGCCTCGGACTGGCGATTGACGCTGGCTGGGCAGGTGGCTAAAACGTTTGGCAAGCTGACAGCCCGCCTTCAACCCGAAACGATCCAAAGCTGGATTGCGCTGTTCAACAAACTAGCCTGA
- a CDS encoding protein of unknown function DUF1080 (PFAM: protein of unknown function DUF1080~KEGG: pat:Patl_0811 hypothetical protein), whose product MQMRQVALLIVSLLATSFLPARKKDNEWVSLLDKDLTQWENYLSYAHKPDYNGNIPKDASGTPLQPIGYNKDDTHVFSVLTEPGGPVLRISGEKYGCLFTRQSYENYHLKLQVKWGTQKYEPRKTKLRDSGILYHSIGEAGAEYWRSWMLSQEFQIMEGHMGDFWCQANSAIDIRSFQSEGVMNRVADEKQPFGIFRKGSDSYCMRSANYESPAGEWTTLELICFEGKSLHIVNGHVVMVLKDSRYTKPDGQDVPMTRGKIQLQSEAAEVFYRDIRIKPLAAMPKAYAALF is encoded by the coding sequence ATGCAAATGAGACAGGTTGCTTTGTTAATCGTCAGTCTATTAGCGACAAGCTTTTTGCCCGCCAGGAAAAAAGACAATGAATGGGTCTCTCTGTTAGACAAAGACCTGACTCAATGGGAAAACTACCTCAGCTATGCCCATAAGCCTGACTATAATGGAAATATACCAAAGGATGCATCGGGTACTCCTCTCCAGCCGATTGGGTACAACAAAGATGATACACACGTTTTTTCGGTGCTGACCGAACCGGGTGGCCCTGTCTTACGGATAAGCGGGGAGAAGTATGGTTGCCTGTTCACCCGCCAGTCGTACGAAAATTATCACCTTAAGCTGCAAGTCAAATGGGGAACCCAAAAGTATGAACCCCGCAAAACTAAATTGCGCGATTCGGGCATACTTTATCATTCCATTGGCGAAGCCGGGGCCGAATACTGGCGTTCGTGGATGCTTTCCCAGGAGTTTCAGATTATGGAAGGACACATGGGTGATTTCTGGTGTCAGGCTAACTCCGCTATTGACATACGTTCGTTTCAATCCGAGGGCGTTATGAACCGAGTGGCCGATGAAAAACAACCCTTTGGTATTTTCAGAAAAGGGAGTGATTCGTATTGCATGCGGTCTGCCAATTACGAAAGTCCCGCTGGGGAATGGACAACGCTAGAGCTGATTTGCTTCGAGGGAAAAAGCCTCCACATCGTCAATGGCCACGTAGTTATGGTACTCAAAGACTCTCGCTATACGAAACCCGATGGGCAGGACGTACCCATGACACGGGGTAAAATTCAACTACAGAGTGAAGCCGCCGAAGTATTTTACCGTGACATCCGAATTAAACCTCTGGCAGCTATGCCCAAAGCTTATGCCGCCCTGTTCTGA